The following proteins are co-located in the Toxotes jaculatrix isolate fToxJac2 chromosome 9, fToxJac2.pri, whole genome shotgun sequence genome:
- the sirt2 gene encoding NAD-dependent protein deacetylase sirtuin-2, with product MSEASELPKSKEEEEVTPEPEEQSDDSSEDEAAGDTDMDFLRNLFSSNLGLGSADKVLDELTLNGVAQYMKSGKCKNIICMVGAGISTSAGIPDFRSPGTGLYANLQKYNLPYPEAIFQIDYFKKHPEPFFALAKELYPGQFKPTICHYFMKMLKDKGLLRRCYTQNIDTLERVAGLEGEDLIEAHGTFYTSHCVSFCCRKEYNLDWMKEKIFSDDIPRCDKCSSLVKPDIVFFGENLPVRFFTSMKMDFPRCDLLIIMGTSLQVQPFANLVSRVSKSCPRLLINMEKAGQADPLFGLLGFGGGMDFDSDKAYRDVAQISTCDDGCLALADLLGWKAELEELVKQEHARIDSQDKEAKASEATAKASSASVAPEPKKKE from the exons ATGTCTGAAGCATCAG aacTTCCTAAAagtaaagaagaggaggaggttaCACCTGAACCAGAG GAACAATCCGACGACAGCAGTGAGGACGAGGCAGCAGGAGACACAGACA TGGATTTCCTGCGTAACCTCTTCTCCAGCAACCTGGGCCTCGGCTCAGCAGACAAAGTTCTGGATGAGCTGACTCTCAACGGAGTGGCACAATACATGAAGAGCGGCAAAT GTAAAAACATCATCTGCATGGTTGGAGCTGGAATATCCACAT CGGCTGGAATCCCTGATTTCCGTTCACCAGGAACGGGCCTGTATGCAAACCTGCAGAAATATAACCTCCCTTACCCAGAGGCCATCTTCCAGATAGATTACTTTAAG AAACATCCAGAACCGTTCTTCGCCTTAGCCAAGGAGCTCTACCCCGGACAGTTCAAG CCGACAATTTGTCACTACTTCATGAAGATGCTGAAGGACAAGGGACTCCTGAGGCGCTGCTACACACAG aATATTGACACCCTGGAACGAGTGGCCGGGCTCGAAGGAGAAGATCTAATCGAAGCTCATGGAACGTTTTACACATCCCACTGTGTCAGCTTCTGTTGCCGCAAGGAATACAACCTGGACTGGATGAAAG AAAAAATCTTTTCTGATGACATTCCCAGGTGTGACAAGTGCAGTAGTTTGGTCAAGCCAG ATATCGTATTCTTTGGAGAGAATCTGCCCGTCCGGTTCTTCACTTCAATGAAGATG GACTTTCCTCGCTGTGATCTTCTCATCATCATGGGGACGTCTCTGCAGGTCCAACCATTTGCAAATCTAGTCAGCAG GGTTTCGAAAAGTTGCCCCAGACTGCTCATCAACATGGAGAAGGCAGGGCAG gCTGATCCTCTCTTCGGTTTGCTTGGTTTTGGAGGAGGCATGGATTTTGACTCAGACAAGGCGTACAG AGACGTAGCTCAGATAAGTACGTGTGATGATGGCTGTTTGGCTTTAGCTGACCTGCTGGGGTGGAAG GCTGAGCTGGAGGAACTGGTGAAGCAGGAGCATGCCAGGATTGACAGTCAAGACAAAGAGGCGAAGGCCAGCGAAGCTACAGCCAAGGCGAGCTCTGCATCGGTGGCACCAGAACCCAAAAAGAAAGAGTAA
- the dmac2 gene encoding distal membrane-arm assembly complex protein 2 — MSACLVSLNRYCQRSVRLLVAGRPCSSSSVSPRPLHRRLLLSLTQRYYDVEMLLSWWSRLSRRRTEKKNAYYSYTQRFHGPYIAAAYFILSLKGGFRYVGQSDWFRADQRGKFSWGFLNHKDTLLEEVDMSYTVVNFTGLGNLEGQHSLRTLSLQGCPEVDDWFLARLHMFQDSLEELDISHCPRITTGGLAALRNLKGLRRLDISSLPRISNPGLVIILLEEMLPQCQITATGYDYSLNQEEGEEKTEHMQGQR; from the exons ATGTCGGCCTGCTTGGTG TCTCTAAACAGATACTGCCAGCGGTCAGTCCGCCTCCTTGTTGCTGGGCGACCGTGCAGCTCCAGCTCGGTGTCTCCACGTCCTCTGCACAGGAgactcctcctctccctcacccaGCGGTATTATGATGTAGAGATGCTCCTGAGCTGGTGGTCTCggctgagcaggaggaggactGAGAAGAAGAACGC TTACTACAGCTACACTCAGAGGTTTCATGGGCCCTACATAGCAGCAGCGTATTTTATCTTGAGTCTAAAGGGAGGATTTAG GTACGTTGGTCAGTCGGACTGGTTTCGTGCTGACCAGAGGGGCAAGTTCAGCTGGGGCTTCTTGaatcacaaagacacactccTAGAGGAAGTAGACATGAGCTACACTGTCGTCAACTTCACAGGACTGGGGAACCTGG AGGGGCAGCACTCTTTGAGGACTCTGTCATTACAAGGATGTCCTGAAGTGGACGATTGGTTCCTGGCCAGGCTCCATATGTTCCAGGACTCTCTGGAGGAACTGGACATCTCTCACTGTCCACGCATCACCACAGGGGGCCTGGCTGCTCTGAGGAATCTCAA ggGACTGCGGCGTCTGGACATATCGTCCCTCCCCAGGATTTCGAATCCAGGATTAGTCATCATCCTGCTGGAGGAAATGTTACCACAGTGCCAAATCACCGCTACTGGCTACGACTACAGCCTAAatcaggaggagggagaggagaagacagagcaCATGCAAGGGCAGAGGTAG